The following proteins are co-located in the Ailuropoda melanoleuca isolate Jingjing chromosome 13, ASM200744v2, whole genome shotgun sequence genome:
- the LOC109489230 gene encoding uncharacterized protein LOC109489230 encodes MWQLIVERERRRQERKPHLPHTNSIAFPEGKEKTMRVRCPPLPPPAVEKAGIGSGLRAGRHEMDESQHLGADSSQPPASVHLRQSSGGGERASSPLTEGFPLSGAAPGKKEAIPMWTRGFLLSCQGKLMAKSNSILPEPQLNPPNEMRPPCETGSGFASHLHKYLLIVIKLNRNTQCTSGVRREFHLRYKRKVKLRVSVRVSVWVCRLWVCIFASCVWMPDLPPVARGSPFAPFSGKLPEGALSPLPAHLLTRAKRKPQTKKNLSSHRKTPGAWRPTRHIRAGAGLALGLGLHPQPGMRIACEERGFGELSSLCPRTPAPGLRARAVWCACVCLSCKPSLPKPTPPTVCHSIQIWKQIFKKQHDAQWGRGGGGQWHWGPKSPSH; translated from the exons ATGTGGCAACTGATTGTCGAGCGGGAGAGAAGGAGGCAAGAGAGAAAGCCCCACTTGCCCCATACCAATTCTATCGCTTTTCCCgaggggaaagagaaaactaTGCGAGTCCGGTGTCCTCCACTGCCTCCGCCTGCGGTCGAGAAAGCAGGCATCGGCTCCGGATTGAGAG CCGGAAGGCACGAGATGGACGAGAGTCAGCACCTGGGAGCGGATAGCTCCCAGCCCCCAGCGTCGGTTCACCTGCGGCAGTCCTCCGGTGGAGGAGAGAGGGCATCGTCTCCACTG ACTGAGGGCTTCCCTCTGTCTGGAGCTGCACCAGGCAAGAAGGAGGCTATCCCCATGTGGACCAGAGGTTTCCTGCTGTCCTGTCAGGGGAAACTCATGGCCAAGTCAAACTCCATTCTTCCAG AACCCCAGCTCAATCCCCCAAATGAAATGAGGCCACCTTGCGAAACCGGGTCCGGCTTTGCATctcatttacataaatatttattaatcgtCATTAAACTGAACAGAAACACGCAATGCACTTCGGGTGTCCGACGGGAGTTTCATCTTCGCTACAAGAGGAAGGTAAAATTGCGTGTGAGTGTGCGGGTAAGTGTGTGGGTGTGTCGCCTGTGGGTTTGCATTTTTGCATCGTGTGTTTGGATGCCTGATCTGCCTCCGGTGGCGAGAGgttctccttttgcccctttcTCTGGGAAACTTCCAGAAGGAGCCCtcagccctctccctgcccacctgctAACCAGAGCCAAGAGGAAGCCtcagacaaaaaaaaacctctccagCCACCGGAAAACGCCGGGCGCCTGGCGCCCAACGAGGCACATTCGGGCAGGGGCGGGGCTGGCCCTAGGTCTTGGTCTCCACCCTCAACCCGGGATGAGGATTGCCTGCGAGGAGCGAGGGTTCGGCGagctctcctccctctgcccccggaCGCCCGCGCCGGGCCTGCGTGCGCGTGCggtgtggtgtgcgtgtgtgtgtctctcatgcaaaccctccctccccaaaccGACCCCCCCAACAGTTTGCcattccatacaaatttggaaacagatttttaaaaaacagcatgaCGCACAATGgggacggggcgggggagggcagtGGCACTGGGGCCCCAAATCTCCGAGTCACTGA
- the NEUROD2 gene encoding neurogenic differentiation factor 2, giving the protein MLTRLFSEPGLLSDVPKFASWGDGDDDEPRSDKGDAPPPPPPPPGPGAPGPARAAKPVPLRADEVPEAALAEVKEEGELGGEEEEEEEEEEGLDEAEGERPKKRGPKKRKMTKARLERSKLRRQKANARERNRMHDLNAALDNLRKVVPCYSKTQKLSKIETLRLAKNYIWALSEILRSGKRPDLVSYVQTLCKGLSQPTTNLVAGCLQLNSRNFLTEQGADGTGRFHGSGGPFAMHPYPYPCSRLAGAQCQAAGGLGGGAAHALRTHGYCAAYETLYAAASGGGASPDYNSSEYEGPLSPPLCLNGNFSLKQDSSPDHEKSYHYSMHYSALPGSRPTGHGLVFGSSAVRGGVHSENLLSYDMHLHHDRGPMYEELNAFFHN; this is encoded by the coding sequence ATGCTGACCCGCCTGTTCAGCGAGCCCGGTCTCCTCTCGGACGTGCCCAAGTTCGCCAGCTGGGGCGACGGCGACGACGACGAGCCGAGGAGCGACAAGGGCgacgcgccgccgccgccgccgcctccgccgGGGCCCGGGGCTCCGGGGCCCGCCCGGGCTGCCAAGCCTGTCCCTCTCCGTGCAGACGAGGTGCCGGAGGCCGCGCTGGCCGAGGTCAAGGAGGAAGGCGAGCTGgggggcgaggaggaggaggaagaggaggaggaggaagggctggacGAGGCAGAGGGCGAGCGGCCCAAGAAGCGCGGTCCCAAGAAGCGCAAGATGACCAAGGCGCGCCTGGAGCGCTCCAAGCTGCGGCGGCAGAAGGCGAACGCGCGGGAGCGCAACCGCATGCACGACCTGAACGCGGCGCTGGACAACCTGCGCAAGGTGGTGCCCTGCTACTCCAAGACGCAGAAGCTGTCCAAGATCGAGACGCTGCGCCTAGCCAAGAACTACATCTGGGCTCTCTCGGAGATCCTGCGCTCCGGCAAGCGGCCCGACCTGGTGTCCTACGTGCAGACGCTGTGCAAGGGTCTGTCGCAGCCCACCACCAACCTGGTGGCCGGCTGTCTGCAGCTCAACTCGCGCAACTTCCTCACGGAGCAGGGCGCCGACGGCACGGGCCGCTTCCACGGCTCGGGTGGCCCGTTTGCCATGCACCCCTACCCGTACCCGTGCTCGCGCCTGGCGGGCGCACAGTGCCAGGCGGCGGGCGGCCTGGGCGGCGGTGCGGCGCACGCCCTGCGGACCCACGGCTACTGCGCCGCCTACGAGACGCTGTATGCGGCGGCGAGCGGCGGAGGCGCGAGCCCGGACTACAACAGCTCCGAGTACGAGGGCCCGCTTAGCCCCCCGCTCTGTCTCAATGGCAACTTCTCACTCAAGCAGGACTCGTCGCCCGACCACGAGAAGAGCTATCATTATTCTATGCACTACTCGGCGCTGCCCGGCTCGCGGCCCACGGGCCACGGGCTGGTCTTCGGCTCGTCGGCTGTGCGCGGGGGCGTCCACTCGGAGAATCTCTTGTCTTACGATATGCACCTTCACCACGACCGGGGCCCCATGTACGAGGAGCTCAATGCGTTTTTCCATAACTGA